The proteins below are encoded in one region of Stenotrophomonas bentonitica:
- a CDS encoding BlaI/MecI/CopY family transcriptional regulator, whose translation MSQISEAEAVVMEVLWNRNPLGADDVVAALADRDWAEPTIKTLLNRLLTKGAISASREGRRYLYSPVLQRQAWVAEQSSGLLDKLFAGRVAPLVAHFSQRGELSAQDIAELKKLIQELDHD comes from the coding sequence ATGAGCCAGATCAGCGAAGCCGAGGCCGTTGTCATGGAAGTGCTCTGGAACCGGAACCCGCTGGGCGCCGACGACGTGGTCGCCGCACTGGCCGACCGCGACTGGGCCGAGCCCACCATCAAGACCCTGCTCAACCGCCTGCTCACCAAGGGCGCCATCAGCGCCAGCCGGGAAGGGCGGCGCTATCTCTACTCGCCGGTGCTGCAGCGCCAGGCCTGGGTGGCCGAACAGAGCAGCGGCCTGCTCGACAAGCTGTTTGCCGGCCGGGTCGCCCCGCTGGTGGCGCATTTCAGCCAGCGCGGCGAACTCAGTGCGCAGGACATCGCCGAGCTGAAAAAGCTGATCCAGGAGCTCGACCATGACTGA
- the tkt gene encoding transketolase, whose product MTQPTRRQLANAIRFLAADAVETAKSGHPGMPMGMADIAEVLWNDYLRHNPNNPKWFNRDRFVLSNGHGSMLQYALLHLSGYDLPIEQLKQFRQLGSKTAGHPEHHETPGVETTTGPLGQGLANAVGFALAEKLLAQRYNRPEHEIVDHRTWVFLGDGCLMEGVSHEAASLAGTWGLDKLVCFWDDNHISIDGNTEGWFTDNTPERFEAYGWNVVRGVDGHDPDSIKAAIESALSQSDKPTLICCRTTIGFGSPGKAGKESSHGAPLGKDELEATRKQLGWNYGPFEIPEEIYAGWRAGATGTLRQAEWEQQFDKYAAQFPAEAEELTRRSNGELPADFVAKADAYIAQVQAEGQTIASRKASQLAIEAFAPLLPELVGGSADLAHSNLTLWKASKSVATDDPNANYVYYGVREFGMTAIANGLALHGGFIPFDATFLVFSDYARNGVRMSALIPAHAIHVYTHDSIGLGEDGPTHQPVEHLASLRYIPNNDVWRPCDAVESAVSWKAAITRQDGPSCLVFSRQNLPHQQRSSEQVAQIARGGYVLADAEGGVPDVILIGTGSEVGLAMTAKAELDAAGIKTRVVSMPSTDVFERQDAGYRESVLPNAIRNRVAVEAGVTGFWRQYVGLDGAVVGIDTFGASAPAEALYKHFGITAEHVVAAAKAQLAN is encoded by the coding sequence ATGACGCAGCCCACCCGCCGCCAGTTGGCCAACGCCATCCGCTTCCTTGCCGCTGATGCGGTCGAAACCGCCAAGTCCGGTCACCCCGGCATGCCGATGGGCATGGCGGACATCGCGGAAGTCCTCTGGAACGACTATCTCCGTCACAACCCGAACAACCCGAAGTGGTTCAACCGCGACCGTTTCGTGCTGTCCAACGGCCACGGCTCGATGCTGCAGTACGCGCTGCTGCACCTGAGCGGCTACGACCTGCCGATCGAGCAGCTCAAGCAGTTCCGCCAGCTCGGCAGCAAGACCGCCGGCCACCCGGAACACCACGAAACCCCCGGGGTGGAGACCACCACCGGTCCTCTCGGCCAGGGCCTGGCCAATGCGGTGGGTTTCGCGCTGGCAGAGAAGCTGCTGGCGCAGCGTTACAACCGTCCGGAACACGAGATCGTGGACCACCGCACCTGGGTGTTCCTGGGCGACGGCTGCCTGATGGAAGGCGTGTCGCATGAAGCGGCGTCGCTGGCCGGCACCTGGGGCCTGGACAAGCTGGTCTGCTTCTGGGACGACAACCACATTTCGATCGACGGCAACACCGAAGGCTGGTTCACCGACAACACCCCCGAGCGTTTCGAGGCCTATGGCTGGAACGTGGTGCGCGGCGTCGATGGCCACGACCCGGACAGCATCAAGGCGGCGATCGAAAGCGCGCTGTCGCAGTCGGACAAGCCGACCCTGATCTGCTGCCGCACGACGATCGGTTTCGGTTCGCCGGGCAAGGCGGGCAAGGAATCGAGCCACGGCGCGCCGCTGGGCAAGGACGAGCTGGAAGCGACCCGCAAGCAGCTGGGTTGGAACTACGGTCCGTTCGAGATCCCGGAAGAGATCTACGCGGGCTGGCGTGCGGGCGCTACCGGCACGCTGCGCCAGGCGGAGTGGGAGCAGCAGTTCGACAAGTACGCGGCGCAGTTCCCGGCGGAAGCCGAAGAGCTGACCCGTCGTTCGAACGGTGAGCTGCCGGCCGATTTCGTGGCCAAGGCGGACGCGTACATCGCGCAGGTGCAGGCCGAGGGCCAGACCATTGCGTCGCGCAAGGCGTCGCAGCTGGCCATCGAGGCGTTCGCGCCGTTGCTGCCGGAACTGGTGGGCGGTTCGGCCGATCTGGCGCACTCGAACCTGACGCTGTGGAAGGCGAGCAAGTCGGTCGCCACGGACGATCCGAACGCGAACTACGTGTACTACGGGGTGCGCGAGTTCGGCATGACGGCCATTGCCAATGGCCTGGCGCTGCACGGCGGTTTCATTCCGTTCGATGCGACGTTCCTGGTGTTCAGCGATTACGCGCGCAACGGCGTGCGCATGAGCGCGCTGATCCCGGCGCATGCGATCCACGTGTACACGCACGATTCGATCGGCCTGGGCGAAGACGGTCCGACCCACCAGCCGGTGGAGCACCTGGCGTCGCTGCGTTACATCCCGAACAACGACGTGTGGCGACCGTGCGATGCGGTTGAATCGGCAGTGAGCTGGAAGGCGGCGATCACGCGCCAGGACGGCCCGAGCTGCCTGGTGTTCAGCCGTCAGAACCTGCCGCACCAGCAGCGCAGCAGCGAGCAGGTGGCGCAGATCGCGCGCGGTGGTTACGTGCTGGCTGATGCGGAAGGCGGCGTGCCGGACGTGATCCTGATCGGTACCGGTTCGGAAGTGGGCCTGGCGATGACGGCCAAGGCGGAACTGGACGCGGCCGGGATCAAGACCCGCGTGGTGTCGATGCCGTCGACCGACGTGTTCGAGCGCCAGGACGCGGGCTACCGCGAGTCGGTGCTGCCGAACGCGATCCGCAACCGCGTGGCGGTGGAAGCCGGCGTCACCGGTTTCTGGCGCCAGTACGTGGGCCTGGACGGCGCCGTGGTAGGCATCGACACCTTCGGCGCCTCGGCCCCGGCCGAAGCGCTGTACAAGCACTTCGGCATCACCGCCGAACACGTGGTGGCAGCAGCCAAGGCCCAGCTGGCCAACTAA
- a CDS encoding TonB family protein: protein MTDALHGLLQASAWATLAVLLLGAVRPLLQRLGGAALVYRSWWLLPLVLVAPLLPSPAPAFTDSAPLLALGAVLHANVVPTDAVLWPTLLIALWTTGAVSVAVVQWRGQRRFERALGTLQPRSDGSWQASGDPGLPALVGLLAPRVVVGPDFDQRFAVAEQDLILQHEHQHRRHGDHWANAALALLRCLFWFHPLLPWATRRFLFDQELACDARTVDPHPALRRLYANALLKAQLVHPAAPMACHWRSQPMLKERIGMLKEHKRNAVPRWSGQLLVLGLCVGISTMAWASQRVTGMQTQITAEPAAGTDGSTPPDAATVGAQAKLMSPPAYPRSAFEQNISGKVVLRVNVDAEGRTSGVSVISSTPAGVFDAVSIAAAQKWTFEPARRDGKPVASALQIPLTFALDQPEPAPAP, encoded by the coding sequence ATGACTGACGCGCTGCATGGACTGCTCCAGGCCAGCGCGTGGGCCACGCTGGCGGTGCTGCTGCTGGGCGCGGTGCGGCCACTGCTGCAGCGCCTCGGCGGTGCCGCGCTGGTGTATCGCAGCTGGTGGCTGCTGCCGCTGGTGCTGGTCGCCCCGTTGTTGCCATCCCCCGCACCTGCGTTCACCGACAGCGCGCCACTGCTGGCGCTGGGAGCGGTGCTGCATGCCAACGTCGTGCCGACCGATGCGGTCCTGTGGCCGACCCTGCTGATCGCGCTCTGGACGACCGGCGCTGTGTCGGTTGCGGTCGTGCAGTGGCGTGGCCAGCGCCGTTTCGAGCGCGCCCTCGGCACGCTGCAGCCGCGCAGTGATGGCAGTTGGCAGGCCAGTGGCGACCCGGGCCTGCCGGCCTTGGTCGGCCTGCTCGCCCCACGCGTGGTGGTCGGCCCGGATTTCGACCAGCGCTTCGCCGTCGCCGAGCAGGACCTGATCCTGCAGCACGAACACCAGCACCGTCGCCACGGCGACCACTGGGCCAACGCCGCACTTGCCCTGCTGCGCTGCCTGTTCTGGTTCCACCCGTTGTTGCCGTGGGCGACGCGCCGCTTCCTGTTCGACCAGGAGCTGGCCTGCGACGCGCGCACGGTCGACCCGCATCCGGCCCTGCGCCGGCTTTACGCCAACGCCCTGCTCAAGGCGCAGTTGGTCCACCCGGCTGCGCCCATGGCCTGCCACTGGCGCAGCCAACCGATGTTGAAGGAGCGGATAGGCATGTTGAAGGAACACAAGCGAAACGCAGTGCCGCGGTGGTCGGGCCAGCTGCTGGTGCTGGGGTTGTGCGTGGGCATCAGCACGATGGCGTGGGCCAGCCAGCGTGTCACCGGGATGCAGACGCAGATCACGGCCGAACCGGCCGCCGGGACGGACGGTTCTACCCCGCCAGACGCGGCCACCGTCGGCGCCCAGGCAAAGTTGATGTCGCCGCCGGCTTACCCGAGGAGCGCGTTCGAGCAGAACATTTCCGGCAAGGTGGTGCTGCGCGTGAACGTGGATGCCGAAGGGCGTACCTCCGGCGTAAGCGTCATCAGCTCCACCCCGGCCGGCGTGTTCGACGCGGTCTCGATCGCCGCCGCCCAGAAGTGGACGTTTGAACCTGCGCGCAGGGACGGCAAGCCGGTGGCATCCGCGCTGCAGATTCCGCTGACCTTCGCCCTGGACCAACCCGAGCCGGCGCCCGCGCCGTGA
- a CDS encoding acetyl-CoA hydrolase/transferase C-terminal domain-containing protein — MTEHLTDLDAATDWLLQRVEGPLRIGAPLALGKPHRLLNALYARVENDPSRPLQIYTALSLNPPKPGGGGLEARFMGPFAARHFGEDFPRLAYADAMLRDRLPAHVQVEEFYMQSGALLNSSQAQRGYTSLNYTHAADAVAQRAPHAIVQKVAMRPDDRRLSLSCNNDITQDTIEAMLARGLPRPLLIAEIDPQLPYLGGTATVDVSFFDLVITPPAPYPALFGLPRQPVSDADYAIGLYASALVRDGGTLQIGIGTLADAISHALVLRHTDNARYRQILHALDPTLASNPTVLECGGLEPFEVGLYGCSEMLNEGFRRLVQTGVIRRKVHDDLALMERIESGSTLTIDHATLEAEGEYLHGAFYLGSPEFYEWLRELPEEESRAIGMRRISEINQLYGGNEALERLQRRHARFFNSCMMATALGAAVSDALEDGRVVSGVGGQYNFVAMAHALPEARSALMFRAVREDKGGLQSNVRWNYGHTTIPRHLRDIYINEYGIADLRNLTDEDCVIGMASITDAGFQAGLLETAKASKKLATAFVAPEQWARRNTGAAVSAALAPFRQSGALPDYPLGSDFTEVEQHLVKALGWLKQNTQTRSAKLRTVLAALTQPAGDGDVVYLQRMGLDAPSSIGEKLEARLVRLGLARTA, encoded by the coding sequence ATGACCGAGCACCTCACCGACCTGGACGCCGCCACCGACTGGTTGCTGCAGCGCGTGGAGGGGCCGCTGCGCATCGGTGCGCCGCTGGCGCTGGGCAAGCCGCACCGGCTGCTCAACGCGCTGTATGCGCGGGTGGAGAACGATCCGTCGCGGCCGCTGCAGATCTACACGGCGCTGTCGTTGAACCCGCCCAAGCCGGGCGGCGGTGGGTTGGAGGCGCGCTTCATGGGGCCGTTCGCGGCGCGCCACTTCGGCGAGGATTTTCCGCGCCTGGCCTATGCGGACGCGATGCTGCGCGACCGCCTGCCGGCGCACGTGCAGGTGGAGGAGTTCTACATGCAGTCGGGGGCGCTGCTGAATTCGTCGCAGGCGCAGCGCGGCTATACGAGCTTGAATTACACGCATGCGGCAGACGCGGTGGCGCAGCGTGCGCCGCACGCGATCGTGCAGAAGGTGGCGATGCGTCCGGACGACCGGCGGCTGTCGCTGTCGTGCAACAACGACATCACGCAGGACACGATCGAGGCGATGCTGGCGCGCGGGCTGCCGCGGCCGCTGCTGATCGCGGAAATCGATCCGCAGTTGCCCTATCTGGGCGGCACGGCGACGGTAGATGTGTCGTTCTTCGATCTGGTGATCACGCCACCGGCGCCGTACCCGGCGCTGTTCGGGCTGCCGCGCCAGCCGGTGAGCGATGCGGACTATGCAATCGGGCTGTACGCGAGTGCGCTGGTCCGCGACGGCGGCACGCTGCAGATCGGGATCGGGACGCTGGCCGATGCAATCAGCCATGCGCTGGTGCTGCGCCACACGGACAATGCGCGCTACCGGCAGATCCTGCATGCGCTGGATCCGACGCTGGCGAGCAATCCGACGGTGCTGGAATGCGGTGGGCTGGAGCCGTTCGAGGTGGGGTTGTACGGCTGCAGCGAGATGCTCAACGAGGGCTTCCGGCGGTTGGTGCAGACGGGGGTGATCCGGCGCAAGGTGCATGATGACCTGGCGCTGATGGAGCGGATCGAAAGCGGCAGCACGCTGACCATCGACCACGCGACGCTGGAGGCGGAGGGCGAGTACCTGCACGGGGCGTTCTACCTGGGCTCGCCGGAGTTCTACGAGTGGCTGCGCGAGCTGCCGGAGGAGGAGTCGCGGGCGATCGGGATGCGCCGGATCAGCGAGATCAACCAGCTGTACGGCGGCAACGAGGCGCTGGAACGGCTGCAGCGGCGGCATGCGCGCTTCTTCAATTCCTGCATGATGGCGACGGCGCTGGGCGCGGCGGTGTCGGACGCGCTGGAAGACGGCCGGGTGGTGTCGGGGGTGGGCGGGCAGTACAACTTCGTGGCGATGGCGCATGCGCTGCCGGAAGCACGCAGCGCGCTGATGTTCCGCGCGGTGCGCGAGGACAAGGGCGGGCTGCAGTCGAATGTGCGCTGGAACTATGGGCACACGACGATTCCGCGCCACCTGCGCGACATCTACATCAACGAGTATGGGATCGCGGACCTGCGCAACCTGACGGACGAGGACTGTGTGATCGGGATGGCGTCGATCACCGATGCGGGGTTCCAGGCGGGGTTGCTGGAGACGGCCAAGGCGTCGAAGAAGCTGGCGACTGCCTTCGTTGCACCGGAGCAGTGGGCGCGGCGCAACACGGGCGCTGCGGTCAGCGCGGCACTGGCGCCGTTCCGGCAGTCGGGCGCCCTGCCCGACTATCCGCTGGGCAGCGATTTCACCGAGGTCGAGCAGCACCTGGTGAAGGCGTTGGGGTGGTTGAAGCAGAACACGCAGACACGGAGCGCGAAGTTGCGCACGGTACTGGCGGCGCTGACCCAGCCGGCTGGCGATGGCGACGTGGTGTATCTGCAACGGATGGGGTTGGATGCGCCCTCCAGCATTGGCGAGAAGCTGGAAGCGCGGTTGGTTCGATTGGGGTTGGCGCGTACGGCGTAA